The Corynebacterium pseudopelargi genome contains a region encoding:
- a CDS encoding GNAT family N-acetyltransferase, whose amino-acid sequence MSFIFAVSNISELSPRELHELYKLRTDVFVVEQQCPYEEIDHIDPLSTTLHVRAFETGQPNQILGTARVFPDQVDGREVTKLGRFVLKPSHRGTGFGAELMINALRLAFEREPMRAVWIAAQEPLKGYYEQFGFEQCGELFDDAGMAHVPMLLSERKLAAMFSD is encoded by the coding sequence ATGTCGTTTATCTTTGCCGTTTCCAATATCTCCGAGCTCAGCCCCCGCGAGCTCCACGAGCTGTATAAGCTGCGCACCGACGTCTTTGTGGTGGAACAACAATGCCCCTATGAGGAGATCGACCACATCGATCCCCTGAGCACCACCTTGCACGTGCGAGCCTTCGAAACCGGCCAGCCCAATCAAATCCTGGGCACCGCGCGCGTCTTTCCGGATCAAGTCGATGGCCGCGAAGTGACCAAGCTGGGCCGGTTCGTACTCAAGCCCTCTCATCGCGGCACCGGCTTTGGCGCTGAACTGATGATCAATGCGCTTCGCCTCGCCTTCGAGCGCGAACCCATGCGCGCCGTATGGATCGCAGCCCAAGAACCGCTCAAAGGCTATTATGAGCAATTTGGTTTTGAGCAATGTGGTGAGCTTTTCGACGACGCCGGCATGGCCCATGTGCCAATGCTGCTCAGCGAACGCAAGCTGGCCGCAATGTTTAGTGATTAA
- a CDS encoding FAD-dependent oxidoreductase, translating into MSTLRVAVVGAGPAGIYASDLLIKSGQDVTIDLIERMPTPFGLIRYGVAPDHPRIKGIITSLHNILDKPQIRLIGNVDVGNDITIDQLREYYDAIIFATGATDDRDLNIPGTDLEGSYGAGEFVGFYDGNPDFQRTWDLSAERVAVIGVGNVALDVARILAKTADELHTTEIPDNVYHTLKQNQAKEIHVFGRRGPAQAKFTPLELKELDHSDTIEVIVNPEDIDYDDASITTRHESKSQDLVCQTLEAYAMREPKGAPHKLFIHFFESPTEILGTNGHVTGLRTERTQLDGTGNVQATGTTTDWDVQAVYRAVGYRSTPITGVPFDTTTHTIPNDGAHVTTTDGEPIPALYATGWIKRGPVGLIGNTKSDAKETTTALLNDWNQGHLTPAPNRDPQAIINHLSTNNIPITTWDGWYQLDQQERTLGQQEGRERKKIVEWDEMVKHARMN; encoded by the coding sequence GTGTCTACATTGCGTGTTGCTGTTGTTGGTGCCGGGCCCGCCGGGATCTACGCCTCGGACCTGTTAATCAAATCCGGCCAAGACGTCACCATCGACCTCATCGAACGCATGCCAACACCCTTCGGCCTAATCCGCTACGGCGTCGCACCAGACCACCCACGCATCAAAGGCATCATCACCAGCCTGCACAACATCCTCGACAAACCACAGATCCGCCTCATCGGCAACGTCGACGTCGGCAACGACATCACCATCGATCAACTCCGCGAATACTACGACGCCATCATCTTCGCCACCGGCGCCACCGATGACCGCGACCTTAACATCCCCGGCACCGACCTAGAAGGCTCCTACGGCGCCGGCGAATTCGTCGGCTTCTACGACGGCAACCCCGACTTCCAACGCACCTGGGACCTAAGCGCCGAACGCGTTGCCGTCATCGGTGTCGGCAACGTCGCATTAGATGTCGCACGCATCCTTGCCAAAACCGCCGACGAACTCCACACCACCGAAATCCCCGACAACGTCTACCACACCCTCAAACAAAACCAGGCCAAAGAAATCCACGTCTTCGGCCGACGCGGCCCAGCCCAAGCCAAATTCACCCCACTCGAACTCAAAGAACTCGACCACTCCGACACCATCGAAGTCATCGTCAACCCCGAAGACATCGACTACGACGACGCCTCGATTACCACCCGCCACGAATCCAAATCCCAAGACCTCGTCTGCCAAACCTTAGAGGCCTACGCCATGCGCGAACCCAAAGGCGCACCCCACAAACTGTTCATCCACTTTTTCGAATCCCCCACCGAAATCCTCGGCACCAACGGACACGTCACCGGACTGCGCACCGAACGCACCCAACTCGACGGCACCGGCAACGTCCAGGCCACCGGCACCACCACCGACTGGGACGTCCAAGCCGTCTACCGCGCCGTCGGCTACCGCTCCACCCCCATTACCGGCGTGCCCTTCGACACCACCACCCACACCATCCCCAACGACGGCGCCCACGTCACCACCACCGATGGCGAACCCATCCCAGCCCTCTACGCCACCGGCTGGATCAAGCGCGGCCCCGTAGGCTTAATCGGCAACACCAAATCCGACGCCAAAGAAACCACCACCGCATTGCTAAACGACTGGAACCAAGGCCACCTCACCCCAGCACCCAACCGCGACCCCCAAGCCATCATCAACCACCTGAGCACCAACAACATCCCCATCACCACCTGGGACGGCTGGTACCAACTCGACCAACAAGAACGCACCCTCGGCCAACAAGAAGGACGCGAACGCAAAAAAATCGTCGAATGGGACGAGATGGTTAAGCACGCTCGTATGAACTAG
- the pta gene encoding phosphate acetyltransferase, protein MPVTDYQPTSVLLTRAGRNFDSFNLDAFADQLGLQVRELIQDTPELGAILAQDPLAAGEVLLVGSGNVDFDAKAASALGVPLLLLIDAPGVHIDLAQQEAAALEATLAATFSAEEAISAEGIQRIRSAIASADARQVMSAPVFEHWLLDKARQQPAHIVLPEGDDDRILEAAHLLLEQKVCELTILGDPDAIQRRAEELGFNLSEAHFRDPENDPQSEEFAQEFAELRKSKGVTIEQARETMKDISYYATMMIYKGLADGMVSGAAHTTAHTIKPSFQIIKTSPGTSVVSSIFLMVMRDRLWAFGDCAVNPNPTAEQLAEIAVVSARTAAQFGIDPRVAMLSYSTGTSGSGPDVDRAAQAVEKARELDPQVKIDGPLQFDAACDLSVAKKKMPDSEVAGQANVFIFPDLEAGNIGYKTAQRTGHALAVGPILQGLNKPVNDLSRGATVPDIVNTVAITAIQAGGK, encoded by the coding sequence ATGCCCGTGACTGATTATCAGCCCACCTCCGTGCTGCTTACCCGCGCCGGCCGGAATTTTGACTCCTTTAACCTCGACGCTTTCGCAGATCAGCTCGGTTTGCAGGTGCGCGAGCTGATTCAAGATACCCCCGAGCTTGGCGCGATCCTTGCCCAGGATCCCCTCGCCGCCGGTGAAGTGCTCCTGGTCGGCTCCGGCAACGTCGATTTCGATGCCAAAGCAGCCTCGGCGCTGGGCGTTCCGCTCCTTTTGCTTATCGACGCCCCCGGTGTGCACATCGACCTCGCCCAACAGGAAGCAGCCGCACTGGAAGCTACCCTGGCGGCCACCTTCAGCGCAGAAGAAGCCATTAGCGCCGAAGGTATTCAAAGGATCCGCAGCGCAATTGCCTCCGCCGATGCGCGCCAGGTAATGAGCGCCCCCGTATTTGAGCACTGGCTTCTAGATAAAGCCCGCCAGCAACCCGCCCACATCGTCTTGCCCGAAGGTGACGATGATCGCATCCTCGAAGCCGCTCACCTGCTGCTTGAGCAAAAGGTTTGCGAGCTCACCATCTTGGGTGACCCCGATGCCATTCAGCGCCGCGCCGAAGAGCTTGGCTTTAACCTCAGCGAGGCTCATTTCCGCGATCCTGAGAATGATCCCCAGTCCGAGGAATTCGCCCAAGAATTTGCAGAATTGCGTAAGTCGAAGGGCGTCACCATCGAGCAGGCGCGCGAGACCATGAAAGACATCTCCTACTACGCCACGATGATGATTTATAAAGGCCTCGCCGATGGCATGGTCTCTGGTGCCGCGCACACCACCGCGCACACCATTAAGCCTTCCTTCCAAATCATCAAAACCTCGCCCGGCACCTCCGTCGTTTCTTCCATCTTCCTCATGGTGATGCGTGATCGACTCTGGGCCTTTGGTGATTGTGCCGTCAACCCAAACCCCACCGCCGAGCAGCTTGCAGAAATCGCCGTGGTTTCCGCACGCACCGCAGCGCAGTTCGGCATCGATCCCCGCGTGGCCATGCTCAGCTACTCCACCGGAACCTCAGGTTCTGGACCCGATGTGGACCGTGCGGCCCAGGCCGTGGAAAAGGCCCGTGAGCTGGATCCGCAGGTCAAGATCGACGGCCCCTTGCAGTTCGACGCCGCCTGCGACCTGTCGGTGGCAAAGAAGAAGATGCCCGATTCTGAGGTGGCAGGTCAGGCGAATGTGTTTATCTTCCCCGACCTCGAAGCGGGTAATATTGGCTACAAAACAGCGCAGCGCACCGGCCACGCACTCGCCGTGGGCCCGATTTTGCAGGGTCTGAACAAGCCTGTGAATGACCTCTCGCGCGGCGCCACCGTGCCCGACATTGTCAACACCGTGGCAATTACCGCCATTCAGGCAGGAGGAAAGTAA